One genomic segment of Sminthopsis crassicaudata isolate SCR6 chromosome 2, ASM4859323v1, whole genome shotgun sequence includes these proteins:
- the CA12 gene encoding carbonic anhydrase 12 isoform X5: MFQSPIDFHSDILQYDSTLSPLVLEGYNISSNEEFFLTNNGHSVKLELPANMYVNGLGPKYRATELHLHWGNQNNPHGSEHTVEGKHFAAELHIVHYNSDKYPDISTAKDKSEGLAVLAVLIEIGSFSPSFDKIFSRLQDVKFKDQKVKIPGFNIQDLLPPNLDEYYRYQGSLTTPPCFPSVLWTVFRNPVQISQEQLLALETALYCTHIDDPSPLEMINNFRRVQKFDERLVRVSFHQEQDFSYAGLSMGVILSVAIAGVLGVSVILALSIWLLRRKKSSKKEENKGVIYKPALKKEADINP, encoded by the exons ATGTTCCAGTCTCCCATAGATTTTCACAGTGATATCCTTCAATACGATTCTACCCTCTCACCATTAGTATTAGAAGGTTACAATATATCTTCTAATGAGGAGTTTTTTCTGACTAATAATGGACATTCGG TGAAATTAGAACTGCCTGCAAATATGTACGTTAATGGCCTGGGTCCCAAATACAGAGCAACAGAACTTCACCTCCATTGGGGCAATCAGAATAATCCCCATGGCTCTGAACACACAGTTGAGGGAAAGCATTTTGCAGCGGAG TTACATATTGTCCATTATAACTCAGACAAATACCCTGATATATCCACAGCCAAGGACAAATCAGAAGGACTAGCTGTTCTGGCTGTTCTTATTGAG ATAGGTTCCTTCAGTCCTTCCTTTGACAAGATCTTCAGCCGCCTTCAGGATGTTAAGTTCAAAG ATCAGAAAGTTAAAATTCCAGGTTTTAATATTCAAGACCTTCTTCCTCCGAATTTAGATGAATATTACCGCTACCAAGGATCTCTGACCACTCCTCCTTGTTTCCCCAGTGTGCTCTGGACAGTCTTCCGAAACCCTGTCCAAATCTCCCAGGAACAG CTTCTGGCTCTGGAGACAGCTCTGTATTGCACCCATATAGATGATCCCTCCCCTCTGGAAATGATCAACAATTTCCGAAGAGTGCAAAAGTTTGATGAAAGGCTTGTACGTGTCTCCTTCCACCAAG AGCAAGACTTTTCCTACGCAGGACTGAGTATGG GAGTCATCCTCTCTGTGGCAATAGCTGGTGTTTTAGGTGTCTCGGTCATCCTTGCACTATCAATTTGGCTTCTCCGACGGAAGAAGAG cagcaagaaagaagaaaacaaaggagtGATTTACAAACCTGCTCTCAAGAAGGAGGCTGATATCAATCCCTGA
- the CA12 gene encoding carbonic anhydrase 12 isoform X2 translates to MPAQSFSAAGATVLILFLKVQTSVPAPLNGSKWTYVGDNGEKAWPKSFPSCGGMFQSPIDFHSDILQYDSTLSPLVLEGYNISSNEEFFLTNNGHSVKLELPANMYVNGLGPKYRATELHLHWGNQNNPHGSEHTVEGKHFAAELHIVHYNSDKYPDISTAKDKSEGLAVLAVLIEIGSFSPSFDKIFSRLQDVKFKDQKVKIPGFNIQDLLPPNLDEYYRYQGSLTTPPCFPSVLWTVFRNPVQISQEQLLALETALYCTHIDDPSPLEMINNFRRVQKFDERLVRVSFHQEQDFSYAGLSMGVILSVAIAGVLGVSVILALSIWLLRRKKSKKEENKGVIYKPALKKEADINP, encoded by the exons gtGATAATGGAGAGAAAGCCTGGCCAAAGTCTTTCCCTTCCTGTGGAGGAATGTTCCAGTCTCCCATAGATTTTCACAGTGATATCCTTCAATACGATTCTACCCTCTCACCATTAGTATTAGAAGGTTACAATATATCTTCTAATGAGGAGTTTTTTCTGACTAATAATGGACATTCGG TGAAATTAGAACTGCCTGCAAATATGTACGTTAATGGCCTGGGTCCCAAATACAGAGCAACAGAACTTCACCTCCATTGGGGCAATCAGAATAATCCCCATGGCTCTGAACACACAGTTGAGGGAAAGCATTTTGCAGCGGAG TTACATATTGTCCATTATAACTCAGACAAATACCCTGATATATCCACAGCCAAGGACAAATCAGAAGGACTAGCTGTTCTGGCTGTTCTTATTGAG ATAGGTTCCTTCAGTCCTTCCTTTGACAAGATCTTCAGCCGCCTTCAGGATGTTAAGTTCAAAG ATCAGAAAGTTAAAATTCCAGGTTTTAATATTCAAGACCTTCTTCCTCCGAATTTAGATGAATATTACCGCTACCAAGGATCTCTGACCACTCCTCCTTGTTTCCCCAGTGTGCTCTGGACAGTCTTCCGAAACCCTGTCCAAATCTCCCAGGAACAG CTTCTGGCTCTGGAGACAGCTCTGTATTGCACCCATATAGATGATCCCTCCCCTCTGGAAATGATCAACAATTTCCGAAGAGTGCAAAAGTTTGATGAAAGGCTTGTACGTGTCTCCTTCCACCAAG AGCAAGACTTTTCCTACGCAGGACTGAGTATGG GAGTCATCCTCTCTGTGGCAATAGCTGGTGTTTTAGGTGTCTCGGTCATCCTTGCACTATCAATTTGGCTTCTCCGACGGAAGAAGAG caagaaagaagaaaacaaaggagtGATTTACAAACCTGCTCTCAAGAAGGAGGCTGATATCAATCCCTGA
- the CA12 gene encoding carbonic anhydrase 12 isoform X7, translated as MFQSPIDFHSDILQYDSTLSPLVLEGYNISSNEEFFLTNNGHSVKLELPANMYVNGLGPKYRATELHLHWGNQNNPHGSEHTVEGKHFAAELHIVHYNSDKYPDISTAKDKSEGLAVLAVLIEIGSFSPSFDKIFSRLQDVKFKDQKVKIPGFNIQDLLPPNLDEYYRYQGSLTTPPCFPSVLWTVFRNPVQISQEQLLALETALYCTHIDDPSPLEMINNFRRVQKFDERLVRVSFHQGVILSVAIAGVLGVSVILALSIWLLRRKKSSKKEENKGVIYKPALKKEADINP; from the exons ATGTTCCAGTCTCCCATAGATTTTCACAGTGATATCCTTCAATACGATTCTACCCTCTCACCATTAGTATTAGAAGGTTACAATATATCTTCTAATGAGGAGTTTTTTCTGACTAATAATGGACATTCGG TGAAATTAGAACTGCCTGCAAATATGTACGTTAATGGCCTGGGTCCCAAATACAGAGCAACAGAACTTCACCTCCATTGGGGCAATCAGAATAATCCCCATGGCTCTGAACACACAGTTGAGGGAAAGCATTTTGCAGCGGAG TTACATATTGTCCATTATAACTCAGACAAATACCCTGATATATCCACAGCCAAGGACAAATCAGAAGGACTAGCTGTTCTGGCTGTTCTTATTGAG ATAGGTTCCTTCAGTCCTTCCTTTGACAAGATCTTCAGCCGCCTTCAGGATGTTAAGTTCAAAG ATCAGAAAGTTAAAATTCCAGGTTTTAATATTCAAGACCTTCTTCCTCCGAATTTAGATGAATATTACCGCTACCAAGGATCTCTGACCACTCCTCCTTGTTTCCCCAGTGTGCTCTGGACAGTCTTCCGAAACCCTGTCCAAATCTCCCAGGAACAG CTTCTGGCTCTGGAGACAGCTCTGTATTGCACCCATATAGATGATCCCTCCCCTCTGGAAATGATCAACAATTTCCGAAGAGTGCAAAAGTTTGATGAAAGGCTTGTACGTGTCTCCTTCCACCAAG GAGTCATCCTCTCTGTGGCAATAGCTGGTGTTTTAGGTGTCTCGGTCATCCTTGCACTATCAATTTGGCTTCTCCGACGGAAGAAGAG cagcaagaaagaagaaaacaaaggagtGATTTACAAACCTGCTCTCAAGAAGGAGGCTGATATCAATCCCTGA
- the CA12 gene encoding carbonic anhydrase 12 isoform X6 — translation MFQSPIDFHSDILQYDSTLSPLVLEGYNISSNEEFFLTNNGHSVKLELPANMYVNGLGPKYRATELHLHWGNQNNPHGSEHTVEGKHFAAELHIVHYNSDKYPDISTAKDKSEGLAVLAVLIEIGSFSPSFDKIFSRLQDVKFKDQKVKIPGFNIQDLLPPNLDEYYRYQGSLTTPPCFPSVLWTVFRNPVQISQEQLLALETALYCTHIDDPSPLEMINNFRRVQKFDERLVRVSFHQEQDFSYAGLSMGVILSVAIAGVLGVSVILALSIWLLRRKKSKKEENKGVIYKPALKKEADINP, via the exons ATGTTCCAGTCTCCCATAGATTTTCACAGTGATATCCTTCAATACGATTCTACCCTCTCACCATTAGTATTAGAAGGTTACAATATATCTTCTAATGAGGAGTTTTTTCTGACTAATAATGGACATTCGG TGAAATTAGAACTGCCTGCAAATATGTACGTTAATGGCCTGGGTCCCAAATACAGAGCAACAGAACTTCACCTCCATTGGGGCAATCAGAATAATCCCCATGGCTCTGAACACACAGTTGAGGGAAAGCATTTTGCAGCGGAG TTACATATTGTCCATTATAACTCAGACAAATACCCTGATATATCCACAGCCAAGGACAAATCAGAAGGACTAGCTGTTCTGGCTGTTCTTATTGAG ATAGGTTCCTTCAGTCCTTCCTTTGACAAGATCTTCAGCCGCCTTCAGGATGTTAAGTTCAAAG ATCAGAAAGTTAAAATTCCAGGTTTTAATATTCAAGACCTTCTTCCTCCGAATTTAGATGAATATTACCGCTACCAAGGATCTCTGACCACTCCTCCTTGTTTCCCCAGTGTGCTCTGGACAGTCTTCCGAAACCCTGTCCAAATCTCCCAGGAACAG CTTCTGGCTCTGGAGACAGCTCTGTATTGCACCCATATAGATGATCCCTCCCCTCTGGAAATGATCAACAATTTCCGAAGAGTGCAAAAGTTTGATGAAAGGCTTGTACGTGTCTCCTTCCACCAAG AGCAAGACTTTTCCTACGCAGGACTGAGTATGG GAGTCATCCTCTCTGTGGCAATAGCTGGTGTTTTAGGTGTCTCGGTCATCCTTGCACTATCAATTTGGCTTCTCCGACGGAAGAAGAG caagaaagaagaaaacaaaggagtGATTTACAAACCTGCTCTCAAGAAGGAGGCTGATATCAATCCCTGA
- the CA12 gene encoding carbonic anhydrase 12 isoform X1, translated as MPAQSFSAAGATVLILFLKVQTSVPAPLNGSKWTYVGDNGEKAWPKSFPSCGGMFQSPIDFHSDILQYDSTLSPLVLEGYNISSNEEFFLTNNGHSVKLELPANMYVNGLGPKYRATELHLHWGNQNNPHGSEHTVEGKHFAAELHIVHYNSDKYPDISTAKDKSEGLAVLAVLIEIGSFSPSFDKIFSRLQDVKFKDQKVKIPGFNIQDLLPPNLDEYYRYQGSLTTPPCFPSVLWTVFRNPVQISQEQLLALETALYCTHIDDPSPLEMINNFRRVQKFDERLVRVSFHQEQDFSYAGLSMGVILSVAIAGVLGVSVILALSIWLLRRKKSSKKEENKGVIYKPALKKEADINP; from the exons gtGATAATGGAGAGAAAGCCTGGCCAAAGTCTTTCCCTTCCTGTGGAGGAATGTTCCAGTCTCCCATAGATTTTCACAGTGATATCCTTCAATACGATTCTACCCTCTCACCATTAGTATTAGAAGGTTACAATATATCTTCTAATGAGGAGTTTTTTCTGACTAATAATGGACATTCGG TGAAATTAGAACTGCCTGCAAATATGTACGTTAATGGCCTGGGTCCCAAATACAGAGCAACAGAACTTCACCTCCATTGGGGCAATCAGAATAATCCCCATGGCTCTGAACACACAGTTGAGGGAAAGCATTTTGCAGCGGAG TTACATATTGTCCATTATAACTCAGACAAATACCCTGATATATCCACAGCCAAGGACAAATCAGAAGGACTAGCTGTTCTGGCTGTTCTTATTGAG ATAGGTTCCTTCAGTCCTTCCTTTGACAAGATCTTCAGCCGCCTTCAGGATGTTAAGTTCAAAG ATCAGAAAGTTAAAATTCCAGGTTTTAATATTCAAGACCTTCTTCCTCCGAATTTAGATGAATATTACCGCTACCAAGGATCTCTGACCACTCCTCCTTGTTTCCCCAGTGTGCTCTGGACAGTCTTCCGAAACCCTGTCCAAATCTCCCAGGAACAG CTTCTGGCTCTGGAGACAGCTCTGTATTGCACCCATATAGATGATCCCTCCCCTCTGGAAATGATCAACAATTTCCGAAGAGTGCAAAAGTTTGATGAAAGGCTTGTACGTGTCTCCTTCCACCAAG AGCAAGACTTTTCCTACGCAGGACTGAGTATGG GAGTCATCCTCTCTGTGGCAATAGCTGGTGTTTTAGGTGTCTCGGTCATCCTTGCACTATCAATTTGGCTTCTCCGACGGAAGAAGAG cagcaagaaagaagaaaacaaaggagtGATTTACAAACCTGCTCTCAAGAAGGAGGCTGATATCAATCCCTGA